A segment of the Pelecanus crispus isolate bPelCri1 chromosome Z, bPelCri1.pri, whole genome shotgun sequence genome:
GCCTAATATCTTCAGTGTTTatatcaatgacctggatgcaggagttgaatgcaccattgGCACCaatttgctgatgacaccaaactgggaggtgctgtcgactctcttgagggacaagaggccttgcagagggatctagatagattggagcattgggcaatcatcagtggcatgaaatttaacaagagcaaatgccagattctgcacctgggatggagtaacattgggcacaagtataaattgggagagaagtggctggagagcagccctgcagaaagggatctgggggtgctggctggcagcaggctcagtgtgagtcagcagtgtgccctggcagccaggagggcaaaACCCATCCCGGGGTGCATCAGACACAGCACAGCCAGCCGGTCAGGAGAGGCGATTATCCCGCTGTATTTGGCcttggtgcggcctcaccttgagtactgtgtgcagttctgggccccacaaaTTAAGAAGGATGTGGCGGTCTCTGAATGCATCCGGAGGAGGGAGACAAAGCtggtggaagggctggaaggcctgtcctgtgaggagcagctgaggacgCTGGGTTTGTCtggtttggagagaaggaggctgaggggtgacctcattgctccctacagcttcctgaggaggggacgtggagaggcaggtgctgatctcttctccctgggatccagtgacaggatgcacgggaatggctcaaagctgcaccaggggaggtcCTGgtcattaggaagcatttctttactgagagggtggtcagacactggagcaggctttCTAGAGAGGCAGTCGATGCCTTAAGCCCGTcggtgtttaagaggcatttggacaatacccttaataacatgctttaacttttggtcagccctgaagtggtcagccAGTTGGACTAGACGATCGTTGTAGGTACCTTCCAATTGAaattttctattctgttctatatGTGCATAGCTACTTCCTAAACTAACAAGAAGCTAGAGCTTATTAGCCACTGATGTTCCTGAGATGATGACTGCCAAGACTCAGAGCTATTGCAGCCAAACCCTGGACTGGGTCTCTAGATAACAATGATATTTCAAGCTAGCTTTCTCTTGTTGGGTACAAAGCTTTCATCCAGTTACAGTCTAAAAGTCACCCCTGTGATACAAGTGCTGACAGATCACAGCTCCCCTCTGTTGTAGGTGGGGTCTCTTCAACAGTGCTGATGAAATGGGCGAATAACTTCTCAGATCAATTTCTAAAGTAAACTGGCTGTTAAcagcagcacccacagaaataaaacaaacaaaaaaaagaggatgtaTGTATAGcaacctactttttttttttttcatacgtTTGCTTTCCATCCATAACAGAAGGATTTCATTTGTATATTTCTAATTAACAGAAAAGGAGACGTTACCAAGCAGGGTTGCTTGTAGACGTCTCAGTACTTCCCTGATACTCCATGATGACTAAACTGTACAGACTTTTTGTGCTGATTGGAACTTCAAATATTGGaaatgcatgtttatttttagtatctGTAGAAGtgtgtttaatttaaattgcCCCTATGTTGTCATACTTAGAATAGCAGAACTTTGAATTGAGAGCAAATTTCTATATAATACAAGTGAGAGACTTGTCATAACTTTAGCTATTGTCAGAAGACTAACTATgcctttttgggttttgttctagGGAATTCACTCTCttaacttaaaagaaaatgtctacATCTAACGTTGCAGCAAGAGTGGAAACTTGGCTTTTGTCAACGTGGCATGTTAAAGTTCCTTTGACGTGGCTGGAAGCATGTATTAGTTGGATCCAGGAAGAAAATAGTGGTAGTAACTTAAGTCAAGCTCAGATTAACAAGCAGGTATTTGAGCAATGGCTTCTTACCGATCTAAGAGATTTGGAATATCCCATTTTGCCTGACTGCATCTTAGATGCTCCCAAAGGAGAGTTGTCAGGCTTCTACTCCATACAGATTGATTCACTGGTTGATGTTAGCCAGCCAGCATATTCCCAGTTGCAGAAACTAAGAGGGAAAAATACCATAAATGAAGAAGTAACGGCCAGTACTCAGGCATTCCAGAAGCCCTGGGAAGCAAAGCCTACTCGAATGCTGATGCTGCAACTAACTGATGGGATACATCAAATTCAGGGCATGGAGTATCAACCAGTGCCTGTCCTCCACAGTAATCTTCCTCCTGGAACAAAAATCACTGTACAGGGCAATATTGCATATCGTCTTGGAGTCCTTCTGCTTAAACCAGAAAATGTGAAACTGTTGCGGGGTGAAGTGGATGCTCTTCTGGAGGAGTATTCTCAGGAAAGAGTCCTTGCTAGGTTAATTGGAGAAACTGAAAACCCTAATTCTGTTGGACAAGCTGGTCACCACCAAATTGTTTCCAGGCCTGTGGATGAATTGGAACAAACTCTAGGCCCTTCAGATGAAGAGCTTTTAGCCAGTCTTGATGAAAATAGTGAATTTGCTTTAAGCAACGAAACGTCTTTAGAAAGTGGATACTGCAGTAGAAGCAAAAATTTTAGTGCAGCCTCAGGTTCACTGGCTGCACACAATGGAAATGTTTTGCTATGGGAATCTGGAAGTCCTTTGCCTCATTCAGATGAACAGATTTCACCTCCCATAGGAAATGTTGATGGCTTTTTAAATGACTTTCCTTTAGAAGATGACTTTCTTCTGGAAGAAGAGATGCAAGCAGAGGTGGAAGAAGTGCCACCAGTGGTCATGAACAGAAACATAGGTTTAATTACTGAGAGACTTCCACACACATCTAGAAGCTCCTGCAATTCATCTTTAAATGGCACTTGTGAAAAAGATGATGTGAATAAAAGAGATAAGCCTGTAGAAGCTACCAGCAAGCAAAAGACTTTTGGAAGAACAGTATTTGATGGAGATGAAAATAGCACGAGTAGCTTTTCACAGCACAAGAGCATACATCAGACCTGCAgttctgcagatttttctttggaaaatactCCTGAAGAAAGGCAGAATGATACAGACCTACATAAGAGTAGATGTAAATCCCAGCACACTTCTGACAGCAGGCTGGTAAATTATGATCCTGTATTTTTCCCAAAAACTGATCCAGAAGCAGATCAGCAGAAGTATGATTCACAGACCTTTCCTTGCAGAGCGGTAGAGTCCCATTTAGATTTAGATTCTCCACCTTTCACATATATTTCCCTTCTCCTtgcaaaaaaaccagaaactgtTACAGTTCTGAAAGTTAGGTGTTTCCTTGTTACTCTCACTGGAAACCTCACAAGCAGCAATGGGTCCTGGGGTATAAAGGCAAAAATTTCTGATGGTTCAGCTTATCTTGAAGTAGATTTTGCTGATGATATTCTAACAAGTTTGATTGGCTTTTCAGTGCCTGAAATGAATAGGCTGAAAAAGGATCCAGCTTTACATTCAAAGCTTAAGGATGGTTTAGAGAAATGTCAAAAACAACTGGTAGATCTCTGTTGTTTGATGACTATAGAGTTTAATCCACTTCAGTCTAAAGCCACTGTATTAATTCTCCAGGACGTTAATGCGAGGCATCTAGAACAATTGAAGAAACGTTTGAATAAATAACGTGTGCAAACTTGCAGACTgtatattaggaaatatttaagTCAGATTTCCCCTGAAGGACTGTTGAAAGTTAAATTTTAAAGTTAGGTGGTATGGCTTTTAtcaggaaaaataatggaaaagtgAGAGGAGGAGATGACTTGTTGGAGCAAAACTTAGGAGTTTGGTTTTTATGGTGATAGTATTGAAATAAGCTTTCAAATCTTTCTGTCCTGATTTAAAATACTCATGTATCATTTCCATTCTGCAAAATCCTTGTGTGTCCTTGACTGGAGTGGCAGAATTTGTCAGGAAGTGGATAACAATGAACAAACCATCTCGTTATTATACTTTTTCAAGGATGATTACttacctgatttttaaaaggtagcTATAGGAGACTATCAGTCTTTTCTTGGAGGAAAGCAGTTGAGTAAATTTAAACAAGGAGTTATTGTTTCAATGCTGTCACTTCTGACTGTGCCAACCTGAAAACTTGAATACCTGTTCAGTGTGCAAGATCCTGAAGTGTAGAGAGATTAAAGATTTTCTCCTAAATGTTCAGGTGTGTGCGTGTCGGAAAACCCAACCCTATACATAAATGTGATAAAaagctgtatattttaaaaaataaaagccaagtattttaaaatcttttattatCAGAAAAGACTGATTATAATGTATGGGGCATATATTTTTTGTCATGTTAATTATTGCTAATAGTTTTGAACCCACAGGCAACTGTAATCATTAACTCTCATGATTACTTGTCCAATCTTTTCACAGCATAGTCAAATACTTGTGCTACAAACCTgttgtatatgtatatttaatgtTGGTCTtaattttgattgtttttttttttaatttctgcttttagaatgtataaaaataagtacattaaagttttcatttaaactttGGTGGAAGCTGTTTActcactttaaaagaaaaatacatatcttGTTGAGTGTATGGAGTATCAGAAATGGtttgattgggttttttgttcttgctgttccctcttcccatccttttcccttctcttcttttcttttattttttcttttgattttagaAGAATCAAAATTCTGCCAGGCTAGAGGACCAACAACAGAAGTCTGTACAGTATTGATAGTGTTTACAAAGAATGTAAAAATGGTAGCCAGGAGAGGGATTTTTCAATTGGActttcagtatctttttttcagagccttttctttctctgaacaATGTCTGTTCAAATTCACTGTTTTCATCAATTGGGAATTGCTGTGAGAGACTGTCAGTATTGCCCTACTGCCCCATCCCCAACTGAGAAGCATCCTTTGAGACTCCACGTGACCTAAGGAAAACTAGAGGTAATTTGCTAAGTAAGGTAAAAATGGAGGAAGGTGGAGGAGGGGGGAATCTTGAGCTTTTTCAGGCTCAAGGCATGAGCTTTTTTAGGCTTTATTTTATACAGTTTAGAAATAGGTAAATTCCTGtgtccctttcctttctctcctcccctttccctccccactcTGAAGAGAACCTGAGCAAACCATAACCACGTGAGTCAtctttgggtttattttctgaGGCTGCTGGGAACTGTGCATCATTTAGAACAGTAACAGCAAAACCTTTTGCTTGTGTGGAACCTATAATGCTAGATCTTTAGTTAAGGTTCCAGAAAAAATTGCTTGTTAGTAGGAAACTGACCAAGCTTCATCTCATGTAATCCCTGCAAAGGGTAATATAGATGACTGTAAACCTTTAGTGCAGTTTTACGGGAGCATTTCCTTTATGATGAGTTACAGAAACTTCCTTTGAAGTTTTGGCCTTACCATGTAAAAGAATAGGAGTCCTTAAAGTTCAAGCTAAACGAATAATCCACAGATTTTATTCTACTTGTGCAAAGCAAGAGGAATGTCATTCAAAGCGCAGAATCAAATGAGTGTTGTCTTTGTTTCAGCTGATGAAGTCACACCTgcccttctttttctgcatttgtgttaAGGTTTAGTCATCTCTGCTAAAGAAGTTCATGCGTCTTCCGTCCTCTTCTCTGCcgactgccccccccccgctgccacCCCCCAGCCTTAAAGGCACTGTTCTTTGTCTgacttttccttctccccctccccccattgTCCTTGTCTTAATTTTGAGGATGTTCTTCCTGGAAGGCTACTCCTGTGCCTGTTCTCCAGTGCAAGCAAGAAGGTAAATCTCAGTCCTGTTAGCTGTTTAGTGTTTGACTGCTCTGTAGATAGGACAGTGCAATTTTCTGGTGTATAATGATTCCAGATCTGTGTTTAAGGTTTCAGAATTAATGAAAAGTATCGCATAGTTTTTCAGAcaagaaatggaacaaaataaaGTGGTTTTGAGAAAGAGTGCTTAGTTAAGATTGGTATGTCAAACGGAAAATGGCATAAGTAGCTGTGTGTACCAGTCATTGGTTCATGCCTTTTCCACATTATTGGCTCTCAGAACCAGCTTCTCTGTTACTAGTCTTAATGCTTTTGTGCTGCGTGTAtgtattgtgtgtgtgtattgcCTCAGTGTGCCAAGCAGTGGTGCACTTTGCAGTGCTTCAGGTAATCAGAGTTCTTACAGGCTGAATTCAGAGAACCGGCTGCAACCCCAGCTGACCGTGGTAGTGGTCTGGAGCAGAGGTATGGCCACACTCCTGCTGGGGAGTGCAATGGAATTCCTGTACAAACGGCTGAAGGCAATTGTCATGGCAGCTGCTCACACAAGTTTCATGTAGCCTTCTAGCAGAAAGCATTTCCTGCTTTCTGTCCTCTCTTCTCCATGCCATTTTACAAACTCACTTTTCTTGCTAACGTTCTTTCAGCTGCTAAGTAGACTTCTGCACCTGTAGCATATCTGACTCTGTGCAGTTTAAGAAGCTGTATTcttcaggaatattttcatattaatgggaaaaataaactgaattttttcATTGCTAATCACAATGGAAACTTCCAACTAATTTAGTTTTAAAGTACAAAACCTACAATGTTCTCACACAGTGACTTGGATGGTGTTACATTTATGATGAAAGTTTGCTCGTCCTGCCTGTCTTACAGTTActatggaaaatgaaaacaataaattGGCTATGGCGGTGCCAGGTACCTGCATCAGAATATCCCATTTAACAGCTCTGTCACTAAAGTAAGGCAGTAGAAAAAAAGTTCTCAGAAACTTTGCTGCACCCTATTTGCTTTAAAGGTATTCGCTCTCGAACTGTAGAATGAGGCAGTGGCTGGACTGAGGAATGTGGCAGGTTTCCAAATAAACTAGGCTGGCAAGAACAGCTTGAGGACTAGCCTAATCCTACTGAATACTAGTTTCACCACAACAATGCACATCATTATAAGCCAGCAACTTCCTTCTTGTTGAATGAAGGCAGTGTCCTAAGGTAGCAACAGGTAGTTGAGATAATGTCgttttaaaatatcagttagGAATGTTAAAGGATTTCTTAAAGGGTGTGCTGTACTGCTCCAGTACTGTGACTTCACACTATAAGAACTATACATTTCAGGTCATATCAATAGGAGACATTTTCACAGTAGCTGAGTATGGAACATGATTAGATAGAACAGTAAACATAATACTTGGTTCTAAATATAAAGCCCTATTTCTTAATGTCTGGCTATAATAATGTCAAGCATTTCTGTTCAGAATAAAAAGGTAATAACTTTAAGCTTTTTGTTATAGGGAGGGAAGAGTGATTTATAGTGCAGTACTGAGTTATCTGGTTGCAACCAAACTTAAATGTATTTACCTGGGAGGAAAGGGCAAAAAGGACTTTGAGATGTAAATAGTACCTCTCATTTCAGATCCAGTTAACTGCATTATGATCCTAGAAGGAACCGAATGCCAACAGTAATGACAGCAAATGAGAGGCTGAGAGCAGCCTGACATTGCAACCCTTTTAAATTCAGCAGGAGAGGTAGAAGTTTCCTACAAATCAGCTTCTCATCTAAATGTATGTATAGCATACTTTTGTATCAGTGTGTcactttttaatctttttttccttaaggatttttttccaaatttacaCTGGGTTTTCTAACAGGGCAAAATTGCAGTGTGTTGCTGTCAAGAATTTGTCCTGCTTCTGATTCTTAGCCTTCTCTTAAGGCTGAACTCTGTTCTCTCATCCTCTCCAGGCAGTGGCATGTGCTCCAGCTTCCTGACCACCTTGGCAGCAGTCTGCTGCTTCATTATGTCAGTGGCTTTCTTGTGCTAGGGAGCTCTAAAGAGGACATAGTACTCCAACATGCAGTCTCACAAGTGCTGAAAGCAGAAGGCGGCTCGCTTTCGTGGACCTGCTTGCTGCTCTGACCAAGCCTGGTGCATGGCTGGTTGTGGCCACTGCACGGTCACACTGCTGACTTTCCTTCAACCTGTCCACCAAGGCACACAGGTCTTACTCCGTAAAGCTTTCTAACTTGCCCCCAACCCATACTGTTGCACAGGGTTATTTCTGCTAAGACGAaggactttgcatttgcctttgttgaacttaAGGAGGTTTCTATCAGTCCACATGTCCAGCCCACACAGTATTGGTTCTCTAGCACTGAcaactttctttccttttcttcctcctgcccctccctgCCATGTCTGGTAGCTTTTCCCATGCTTGCACTGTATCTACGCAACCAGAAACCTCTTCCTAGAGGGAATCAGGTTGGGCAGAGATGACTTGCGATTGATGGACCCATGCTAGCTGTTCCCACTCGCCATCTCCTTCATGTGCCTAGGTACGGATTCAGGGAGGAACTGCTCTAACCTCTGGGACTGAAGTCAGGCTGACCAGTTggtagttccctggatcctcctccCAGAAGACAGGTGTGACACTTAGCTTTTTCCAGTCGTCAGGAACCTCCTGACTGCCATGACCTTTGCAATGTCATAGAGTGGCCTTGTGGTGAGATGAGCCAGAGCCCTCAACAGCACCCTATCTGGTCCCATGGAGAGCAGCAGGTATCTGCAGGGTGAAGTACTCCATGTTCACCAGGAGGTGCTGGTACATATGATCTCAGTAAGAAAGACACTTCGACTCTGTAAAGCACCATTTAAAATGCTAGTTATACTGTTAACGCTTTTGGATAAAGGCAAGGCCACGCAGATGGCGTAATCTCTGGTACCAAGTGTGAGCTGCCTGCTGGCTCCTCTGGCACCATGCGCGCCCTGAACTTGTCTGGTAGCCAAGGGCTTTGCGCAGCCCAGTGCAGCCTGAAGGCATGCTGCGCCTGCTCAGGTTAACCATGATGTGGGGCACTGACCCCTCGATGTCTTCTGGTCAGGATCGCTGCACTCCCTGTCCCGTCCCCTGACGTGCGTTGTACTACCTTTCTGCAGGTCCTGTTGGTAGGCTTGGGGAAACGGGAGGCCAGAAAGCGGACTTTAACCAGTGAAAaacaaggtgaaaaaaaagcattgagtCTTTCCGATGTCCTCTGTCAGTAGGTCCCCTCTCTCACTGAACAGTGAACCCCATTTTCCTCAGTCTTCCTTTGGCTCCTGATGCACTTACAGAAGCCGTGTTTTTTGCCCTTCTCATCTCTGTATGCTTGACTTGTGTCACTATATTCTTCCTGAAATTCCCTCCATGTACTTCCTTTTTCACATCTCAGCGCAGTCAGGGGTTGCCTGCCCATCCATGCTGGCATCCTGCTGCACCAGCTTGGTTTTCTGCACTGTCCAGTGTTTGTGTGCTTCAAAGAAAGAGGTTATCCTGAAAAGCAATCCACTGCCCTGGGCCTTTCTACCTACCTGGGCAGTCTCCCATTGGATCCAAGTAGATCCCTAAATAAGCTACAGTCAGATCTTCTGAAGCTCAGAGATATGTTATTTAACTTGCTCACTTCTCTAGGCATTTAAAACAACCCAGTGTCAAGATCACTGCAGCCAGGAGTGGCCTCAACCTTTCCATCTTCAGGTCTTTCTTGTTTACAAGTGGTAGGTCCCTCAGAGCTTTTCCTGTCATCTGCTCAAGGATCACCTGCTTCTTTTGGTATCTGTATTGCCTGCATAAGCTCTAAGTTTTTTAGGAGAAGGACTGTATCATAGGTTTCATGTAGTAATACAAGTTGCAGTTAATGCTGCCTTTAAAATAGTTTGATACTTTTTACTATATTGGCAGTGTGGATGGTGGAAGAGCATAACTTGTTTGACTAGACAATACTACTTACAAAGCAATAGCAATACACAGCCTGTTGTTCTGTAGCAGATGAATACCAAAAAAATCTAACTTTTACACTATTTTCAAGGACAAAACTGTCACTGATTTCAACAAAGTTCCATTAACATGAAAAAGGGCAGAATGCAGGCTGCCCAAATATCATCTGTATTGGTAATACATCATGAGCCAGAAAGGTGGACTGAATTGGATGAACTGAGACATTCATAGAAGGACTTAACAGATAGAGGCCTTTCAGGACAAGGGCATTTCCCTATTTCCTGAGGGAGCTCTCACAAGGTCACTgtggcaaagaaaaagaaatttgccTCAATTCTGTGGCGACTCACAGAGCAGTAGGAATTTCAATCCAAGTGGCTGAAAGCATCTAATTTTCAGCTCTGTTAAGCACCTTATCTGTAGGTGGAGGAGTGAGCTGGGAGACATTTGGTACTTAATGCTTCTTACTAGCTAAATGAGCATTTCCCTGCCCAGCAATTTAGCCTTTTTAGAAGCACTTAATTCCTTGCACAGACTGCAGGGAGAGCCTATACAGTTAACTTGGCTGGTATAGACCACCCTGACATGTTAAGCAACTTCTTCTGTGTTTGGATCCTTGGTAGTTTTGATATTTGTCCTTGGATGAGAACAGCCTTTGctataaggggaaaaaaaaaaaaaaaaaaagcaggttatTATTTGTGCATAAAGGGTCGcatgctttattttaatgatgttGATAATTACAGGACAAGTACGAGGCAACAGTAGCATGAACTGCAGCAGATGACGGTCTGATCTCAGTTTTGAAGTACTGGCAGAATCACAACCTTCACAAAGCAttcttttggattaaaaaaaatcttaaaatggTAAGGTGAAAATATGCATATGTTCAATGAATCTGTGATGGAAAAGAGGGTGATTTACAGTAATTAAGGGGAAATGTTTTATTCCACTAACAGCATTtaggaaataaatgtaattacaaACTAAATATTCACAGCTGacttttctgcatttatgacaatttcttttaatatttgtaaTTACAGTACAATCATCATTTAACAGATGTGtactatatataaaatatggGCAAGCATTATTGCTATTAAACCACAAATCTGGCATTTATCgtaaagaaaaacagacttaGCAGCCCCAGCGCTGCTGGCTACCTAAGCACGTGCTTAGGTGATTTACCTCCTGGTACCAGCTATTAGTGTAATTGCCCTCATACAGTTTCTCCAAACTAGAAAATGCCATTAAATAAAAAGTGTAAATAAGGATCTacttgtaatttaaaacattcaaataatCATTCAGTAGatactttttttgtgaaaacaccTGTGTATTGCCTGGAACCTTTTGCTTACAGCTCGGTTACTCGAATGCAAATATGGATGAAAAATACCCTTGAGCTGCCAAGACTATGCTGCCAAACACATGTGCAGCAAGGGCCTATATGAAATAAATGCTATACcactttaaaatatacattaagGTATGCAAGAACACTGAaatatgttttactttttgtttcacGAGTGGTCAGATACAAAGCTGATGGGCATCAGCTGTTAAATACTGTAATGTGATTACATTTGATAGTACAGGCAAAGCCAAAATAGGAGAAAAGCGGATGTCTTACCTATGGGGTCTGTTGCTACTCGTGAAGGGACATAAGGTTGATgctacatgatttttttaacaactaCATTAGCTTTTATTTATGACCTTCTTATTTGCTAGTACTAGTGTTGTAGAACATAGGTTATAATCTTTTTTGATGTAAAATAAGAGAGAACAGTGTGAAATAATCCTCCATCTCCAGCAAAGTACTGTATCTACTGTCTCTAGTATTGGTGATGGTAGGTGACTAAtcataagacaaaaaaaaaagtcttgttttcttctgtcaggTAATACGAGTTAGGTGACTATTCTTTTCCGAATTGCATTTGAAACTCCTGATTTAGTGATCATTCTTCCATTTCTgctatttgaaaaacagaactgTACATTAGTTTGATCTAATGATATCTTTGTAGTGGCCTTTATAGTAACTAGTAAATCAGGCCCTGGGTACAtgtgcaaaaattaaaaagtgaaataattggGAATACTCACAGCTAAATACTATTTATACATATGTAAGTAGAGTTAATCAGTCTGCATAGACAGAAGCAAATGTTCAAAATGCAGCA
Coding sequences within it:
- the RMI1 gene encoding recQ-mediated genome instability protein 1, which produces MSTSNVAARVETWLLSTWHVKVPLTWLEACISWIQEENSGSNLSQAQINKQVFEQWLLTDLRDLEYPILPDCILDAPKGELSGFYSIQIDSLVDVSQPAYSQLQKLRGKNTINEEVTASTQAFQKPWEAKPTRMLMLQLTDGIHQIQGMEYQPVPVLHSNLPPGTKITVQGNIAYRLGVLLLKPENVKLLRGEVDALLEEYSQERVLARLIGETENPNSVGQAGHHQIVSRPVDELEQTLGPSDEELLASLDENSEFALSNETSLESGYCSRSKNFSAASGSLAAHNGNVLLWESGSPLPHSDEQISPPIGNVDGFLNDFPLEDDFLLEEEMQAEVEEVPPVVMNRNIGLITERLPHTSRSSCNSSLNGTCEKDDVNKRDKPVEATSKQKTFGRTVFDGDENSTSSFSQHKSIHQTCSSADFSLENTPEERQNDTDLHKSRCKSQHTSDSRLVNYDPVFFPKTDPEADQQKYDSQTFPCRAVESHLDLDSPPFTYISLLLAKKPETVTVLKVRCFLVTLTGNLTSSNGSWGIKAKISDGSAYLEVDFADDILTSLIGFSVPEMNRLKKDPALHSKLKDGLEKCQKQLVDLCCLMTIEFNPLQSKATVLILQDVNARHLEQLKKRLNK